The Pirellulales bacterium genome contains a region encoding:
- a CDS encoding glycosyltransferase produces the protein MTARADVHVHSKYSDRPSEWLLRRIGAPESFVEPLELYQRARQRGMDYVTISDHNCIDGALEIAHLPGTFLSAEITTYFPENGCKIHCLVLGISEEQFATIQRIRGSIYDFQSYVIEQGIICSVAHPLFRVNGQLTVRQLEKLFLLFHRFEAINGTRDGRACALSNYVLGSLTPELIEEMSDWHGLAPCGAMPWRKTFTAGSDDHSGLYIASAYTTTPDAITVDEFLAHLRRGEHEPAGTSGTSLRLAHSFYHIAAAFYKARFLNQADEQHSFLGELFRKLLERPSRPTSIFLGDKLRGMAGWLIGASPQHELTEIEQLLLEEFHDLFAARDLAENRSSETPPAEADDRHVFQLASTISQQLSYAFLKKFVAGFQKGRLIESLQTLVSLGPVGLAVAPYLAAFHTQHKDERFLQAVAARFHLPPELCEKSPRKAWITDTLADVNGVARTIVALGRVAANTGCDLTVVTCLDRVPEEMQTPLLNFRPVGDFELPEYESQRLAIPPFLEVIERLERECFSELIISTPGPLGLMGLAAARLLGLKVTGIYHTDFPRMVRHFTQDAGLEQLTLRYMLWFFGQMDTLFVPSESYRELLTRQGFDPAKLVVLRRGVDCALFHPARREESFWHRYGLGPGPKLLYVGRLSKEKNLDRLCEEFALAQRRGMKASLILVGDGPQADELRARWQQHGVLFTGVLEGPTLATAYASADLFVFPSTTDTFGNAVLEAMACGLPAIVSDRGGPQETVGFYQAGVVADIYEPGRWAEVMARLVQDNHERDELSRRAVRTARESRWELVFDQLWNARAAAPLSPELLDAPVCSDAAELPAYEAFDLA, from the coding sequence ATGACCGCACGCGCCGATGTCCACGTCCATAGCAAGTATTCCGACCGTCCCAGCGAATGGCTCCTGCGCCGCATCGGCGCACCCGAGAGCTTTGTCGAGCCGCTGGAGCTCTATCAACGCGCTCGCCAGCGCGGCATGGATTACGTCACGATCTCGGATCACAACTGCATCGACGGCGCGCTCGAGATCGCGCACCTGCCCGGCACGTTTCTCTCTGCGGAGATCACGACGTATTTCCCCGAGAATGGCTGCAAAATACACTGCCTGGTGTTGGGCATCAGCGAAGAACAGTTCGCCACGATCCAGCGTATCCGCGGCAGCATCTACGATTTTCAGAGCTACGTGATCGAGCAGGGCATTATCTGCTCGGTGGCGCATCCGCTCTTTCGTGTCAACGGGCAGCTCACGGTTCGCCAACTCGAAAAGTTGTTTCTGTTGTTCCATCGCTTCGAGGCGATCAACGGTACCCGCGACGGCCGCGCCTGTGCCCTGTCGAACTACGTGCTTGGCAGCCTCACGCCCGAGCTGATCGAGGAAATGAGCGACTGGCACGGGCTCGCCCCCTGCGGCGCCATGCCCTGGCGCAAGACGTTCACTGCCGGCAGCGACGACCACAGCGGGCTCTACATCGCCAGCGCGTATACGACGACGCCCGACGCCATCACCGTCGACGAATTCCTGGCACACCTGCGTCGCGGCGAGCATGAGCCCGCGGGCACGTCGGGTACAAGTCTGCGCCTCGCGCACAGCTTCTATCACATCGCGGCGGCCTTCTACAAAGCCCGTTTTCTCAACCAGGCCGACGAGCAGCACTCGTTTCTTGGCGAGCTGTTCCGCAAGCTGCTCGAACGCCCGAGCCGCCCCACGTCGATCTTCCTGGGCGACAAGCTGCGCGGCATGGCGGGCTGGCTCATCGGCGCCTCGCCCCAGCACGAGTTGACTGAGATCGAACAACTGCTGCTCGAAGAATTCCACGACCTGTTCGCCGCGCGCGATCTGGCCGAGAACCGCTCGAGCGAAACGCCCCCCGCCGAGGCCGACGATCGACACGTCTTTCAGCTTGCCTCGACCATCAGCCAGCAGCTCAGCTACGCCTTTCTGAAGAAGTTCGTCGCTGGCTTCCAAAAGGGGCGTTTGATCGAGAGCCTGCAAACGCTGGTGTCGCTCGGTCCCGTCGGATTGGCCGTCGCTCCCTATCTGGCGGCGTTTCACACGCAGCACAAAGACGAGCGATTTCTGCAAGCCGTCGCCGCGCGATTTCATCTGCCGCCAGAGCTGTGCGAAAAGAGTCCACGCAAGGCCTGGATCACCGACACGCTGGCCGACGTGAACGGCGTCGCCCGCACGATCGTGGCCCTCGGCCGTGTCGCCGCAAACACGGGTTGCGATCTCACCGTCGTGACGTGTCTCGACCGCGTGCCGGAAGAAATGCAGACGCCCCTCTTGAACTTCCGCCCCGTCGGTGATTTCGAACTGCCGGAGTACGAATCGCAACGACTGGCGATTCCTCCTTTCCTTGAAGTGATCGAGCGGCTCGAGCGAGAATGCTTTTCAGAGTTGATTATTTCGACTCCCGGTCCGCTCGGGTTGATGGGACTCGCGGCGGCCAGACTGCTGGGCCTCAAAGTGACGGGCATTTACCACACCGATTTCCCACGCATGGTGCGCCACTTCACGCAGGACGCCGGGCTCGAACAACTCACGCTGCGCTACATGCTCTGGTTCTTCGGTCAGATGGACACTCTCTTCGTGCCGAGCGAAAGTTATCGCGAGCTGCTCACGCGACAAGGTTTCGATCCCGCCAAATTGGTTGTGTTACGTCGCGGCGTCGATTGTGCGCTCTTCCATCCCGCGCGACGGGAGGAGAGCTTCTGGCACCGTTATGGTCTGGGCCCCGGGCCGAAGCTGCTCTATGTCGGTCGCTTGTCGAAGGAAAAGAATCTCGATCGTCTCTGCGAAGAATTCGCGCTGGCCCAGCGCCGTGGGATGAAGGCCTCGCTGATTCTGGTCGGCGATGGCCCTCAGGCCGACGAACTGCGGGCACGTTGGCAGCAGCACGGCGTGCTCTTTACCGGCGTGCTCGAAGGCCCCACGCTCGCCACGGCCTACGCCAGCGCGGATCTATTCGTCTTTCCCAGCACGACCGATACGTTCGGCAACGCCGTGCTCGAGGCGATGGCCTGCGGTCTGCCGGCGATCGTCTCGGATCGCGGCGGGCCGCAAGAAACGGTCGGCTTCTACCAGGCGGGCGTCGTGGCCGACATTTACGAACCGGGACGTTGGGCAGAGGTCATGGCGCGGCTCGTCCAGGACAACCACGAACGGGACGAATTGTCACGCCGCGCGGTAAGGACTGCGCGCGAATCTCGTTGGGAGCTTGTCTTCGACCAGCTCTGGAATGCTCGCGCCGCGGCGCCTCTTTCGCCCGAGCTGCTCGATGCGCCCGTGTGCTCGGATGCGGCCGAGTTGCCGGCCTACGAGGCGTTCGATCTCGCCTGA
- the groES gene encoding co-chaperone GroES translates to MRLVPLGDQVVVKRMTAEATTAGGIVLPESAREKPREGRVLSIGDGRRVENGRRVKLQVNEGDRVLFSSYAGTEVKVEGDELLILREADILAVLE, encoded by the coding sequence ATGCGACTAGTCCCGCTCGGCGACCAGGTCGTCGTCAAACGAATGACCGCCGAGGCCACGACGGCCGGTGGCATCGTGCTGCCCGAATCGGCCCGCGAGAAGCCCCGCGAAGGGCGCGTCCTTTCCATCGGAGACGGACGGCGCGTCGAGAATGGCCGCCGCGTCAAGCTGCAGGTGAACGAAGGAGACCGCGTCCTGTTCAGTAGCTACGCCGGCACCGAGGTGAAGGTCGAGGGGGACGAACTGCTGATCCTGCGCGAAGCGGACATTCTGGCGGTGCTCGAATAG
- a CDS encoding terpene cyclase/mutase family protein, whose amino-acid sequence MPSPGIDTKQYAAVVSQGAEFLSKAQSEDGSYSKQAGPGVTALATTALLRSGRGVDDPIVAKSLKYLAGFISPDGGIHQPNSPWANYETCISILCFTEANRDGRYDKLLADAEKFIRGIQWDEDEAHDTTSNSYGGAGYGGHKRPDLSNTQFLLDALKAAGAGPDDPAVQKALVFVSRCQNLESEHNTTAFAAKVNDGGFYYTPAAGGSSQAGKTDDGGLRSYGSMTYAGLKSMIYAGLTPSDPRVHAALGWLAKNYDLTQNPGMGDAGLFYYYHTLAKALAATGNDEFQDAAGKQHNWRQELVETLASKQRPDGAFANENARWMEGDPNLVTAYALLALSYCKP is encoded by the coding sequence GTGCCTTCGCCCGGCATCGATACGAAGCAGTACGCCGCCGTCGTCTCGCAGGGGGCCGAGTTCCTGAGCAAGGCGCAGAGTGAGGATGGCTCGTATAGCAAGCAGGCGGGGCCGGGCGTGACGGCGCTTGCCACCACGGCGCTGTTGCGCAGCGGGCGTGGCGTCGACGATCCGATTGTCGCGAAGAGCCTCAAGTATCTCGCAGGTTTCATCTCGCCCGATGGCGGCATCCACCAACCGAATTCGCCCTGGGCCAATTACGAGACTTGCATTTCGATTCTCTGCTTCACCGAAGCCAATCGTGACGGGCGTTACGACAAGCTGCTCGCCGACGCGGAGAAGTTCATCCGCGGCATTCAGTGGGACGAAGACGAGGCCCACGACACGACGAGCAACAGCTACGGTGGCGCCGGCTACGGTGGACACAAGCGTCCCGACTTGTCGAACACGCAGTTCCTGCTCGACGCGTTGAAGGCGGCGGGGGCCGGCCCCGATGATCCGGCCGTGCAAAAGGCGCTCGTCTTTGTGTCGCGCTGCCAGAACCTCGAGAGCGAGCACAACACCACCGCCTTTGCCGCCAAGGTGAACGACGGCGGTTTCTACTACACGCCCGCCGCCGGTGGCTCGAGCCAGGCCGGCAAGACCGACGACGGCGGACTGCGCAGCTACGGCTCGATGACTTACGCCGGACTGAAGAGCATGATCTACGCGGGACTCACGCCGAGCGATCCGCGCGTGCATGCCGCGCTCGGCTGGCTGGCGAAGAACTACGATCTGACGCAGAACCCCGGCATGGGTGACGCCGGCCTGTTCTACTATTACCACACGCTTGCCAAGGCGCTCGCCGCCACGGGGAACGATGAGTTCCAGGACGCCGCGGGCAAGCAGCACAACTGGCGCCAGGAGCTCGTCGAAACGCTGGCTTCGAAGCAGCGTCCCGACGGTGCGTTTGCCAACGAAAATGCACGTTGGATGGAAGGAGACCCCAACCTGGTCACGGCCTACGCCCTGTTGGCGCTCAGCTACTGCAAGCCGTAA
- a CDS encoding DUF1501 domain-containing protein, which translates to MFQPGNISRREVLRIGCVSLFGSAVGRASLAGTAERPAASHNGRSCIFMLLQGGPSHLDLWDPKPEAPAEVRGGYAPIDTNVPGIRFTTMLPETARVADKLAVVRSVTHAFNNHIAGTYITLTGSADQPNQDREAKGDDFPGPGAVLNYLQRVPTAVPPAISLPTWLSIPGPSNRMPGQYGGFLGGVHDPFLISGDPEQEDFRPLSLTLPDGCDAGRMSGRWSLLGEMDAAACAIDRRETQTYDRLHSCAYELLTDPRVREAVDLSREPDSVRERYGKTKIGQSLLLSRRLVEAGVRLVGYNAFNQEWDTHQNIPGRYSQIMPGMDRAYSALISDLAERGVLDTTLVINAGEFGRTPLINQDGGRDHWPDVYTVALAGGGIRGGQVYGSSDKKGAFVGSDPVSPADLLATMWQILGINPATELRDRLNRPLVLSRGRVLSELL; encoded by the coding sequence TTGTTTCAGCCCGGGAACATCTCGCGCCGCGAAGTGTTGCGCATCGGCTGCGTAAGCCTGTTTGGCTCGGCGGTCGGCCGCGCAAGTCTGGCTGGCACGGCCGAGAGACCCGCGGCGTCGCACAACGGCCGTAGCTGCATCTTCATGTTGCTGCAAGGTGGCCCCAGCCATCTTGATCTTTGGGACCCCAAGCCCGAGGCGCCGGCCGAAGTACGCGGCGGTTATGCTCCGATCGACACGAACGTGCCGGGCATCCGCTTCACGACGATGCTGCCCGAGACCGCCCGCGTCGCCGACAAGCTGGCGGTCGTCCGCTCGGTGACGCACGCGTTCAACAACCACATCGCCGGCACGTACATCACGCTGACCGGCTCGGCCGATCAGCCGAACCAGGATCGCGAGGCGAAAGGGGACGACTTTCCCGGCCCCGGCGCCGTGCTCAATTATCTGCAGCGCGTGCCGACGGCCGTGCCGCCGGCCATCTCGCTGCCGACGTGGCTCAGCATTCCTGGTCCGTCGAATCGCATGCCGGGCCAGTACGGTGGGTTTCTCGGCGGCGTACACGATCCGTTCCTTATTTCGGGCGATCCGGAGCAGGAAGATTTCCGTCCGCTGAGCCTGACCCTGCCCGACGGCTGCGACGCGGGCCGCATGTCGGGGCGCTGGAGCCTGCTCGGCGAGATGGATGCGGCCGCTTGTGCCATCGATCGCCGCGAGACGCAGACGTACGATCGGCTCCACTCGTGCGCGTACGAATTGCTCACCGATCCGCGCGTGCGCGAGGCCGTCGATCTGTCGCGCGAACCTGACTCCGTACGCGAGCGCTATGGCAAGACGAAGATCGGACAGTCGTTGCTCCTCTCGCGGCGCCTGGTCGAAGCGGGCGTGCGGCTGGTCGGCTACAACGCTTTCAACCAGGAATGGGACACGCACCAGAACATTCCTGGGCGATACAGCCAGATCATGCCCGGCATGGATCGCGCGTATAGCGCACTCATTTCGGATCTGGCCGAGCGTGGGGTGCTCGACACGACGCTGGTGATCAACGCCGGCGAGTTCGGGCGCACGCCGCTCATCAATCAGGATGGCGGCCGCGATCACTGGCCCGATGTCTATACGGTAGCGCTCGCCGGCGGGGGCATTCGTGGCGGACAGGTCTACGGTTCATCGGACAAGAAGGGGGCGTTCGTGGGCAGCGACCCGGTCAGCCCCGCCGACCTGCTAGCCACGATGTGGCAGATCCTGGGAATCAACCCCGCTACGGAACTGCGCGACCGCTTGAACCGGCCACTGGTATTATCGCGCGGGCGTGTGCTGAGCGAGCTTTTATAG
- a CDS encoding rhamnulokinase, with the protein MAEQAFIGVDLGASGGRVLVGLFDGKNLRLDEAHRFGNGPTNVAGTLHWDLLALWNDVQAGLRRAGAKYKGQIRSVGVDTWGVDFGLLGRGDTLLGNPVHYRDRRTEGMPTRAFRYASREAIFAATGLQFMPFNTLFQLLAMREGHSPLLDVAERMLMMPDLFHWLLSGEKTNEITNATTTQCFNPQTGRWATDLLQQCGLAPGLFGELVQAGADIGALRRDVAEATELANVRVVLPGTHDTASAVMAVPAQSDGGGPWAYLSSGTWALLGVEIDRPIVNDRCRELNFTNEGGVGGTIRLLKNITGLWLVQECRRVWSQAGRDYSWEELTRLAAEAPSLASLVDPDDASFAAPTDMPVAIREYCLRTRQPVPESEGAVIRTAIESIALRSRQVLGWVEELSGQRIKTLHIVGGGTQNRPLCQATADACGVRVVAGPVEATAIGNVMMQAVAAGAVGSIAEARQIVARSFAVEEYAPRETDRWQEAFARFQQVTRR; encoded by the coding sequence ATGGCGGAACAAGCGTTTATCGGAGTCGATCTGGGGGCCTCGGGCGGTCGCGTTCTGGTGGGCCTCTTCGACGGCAAGAATCTCCGGCTCGACGAGGCGCACCGCTTCGGCAATGGTCCCACGAACGTCGCCGGCACGCTCCATTGGGATCTCCTCGCCCTGTGGAATGACGTGCAGGCCGGACTGCGACGCGCGGGCGCGAAGTACAAAGGACAGATCCGCAGCGTCGGGGTCGATACCTGGGGCGTCGATTTCGGACTGCTCGGGCGCGGCGACACCCTCTTGGGTAACCCAGTGCATTATCGCGATCGACGCACCGAGGGAATGCCCACGCGCGCCTTCCGCTACGCCTCGCGAGAGGCGATCTTCGCGGCGACCGGCTTGCAATTCATGCCCTTCAACACGCTCTTTCAGTTGCTCGCCATGCGCGAAGGCCATTCGCCACTGCTCGACGTGGCCGAGCGGATGCTGATGATGCCCGACCTGTTTCACTGGCTGCTGTCGGGCGAGAAGACCAACGAGATCACGAACGCCACGACCACGCAGTGCTTCAATCCGCAGACGGGCCGCTGGGCGACCGACCTGCTGCAACAATGCGGTCTTGCGCCGGGCCTGTTCGGCGAGCTCGTCCAGGCCGGCGCCGACATTGGCGCCTTGCGCCGCGACGTGGCAGAAGCGACGGAGCTGGCGAACGTGCGCGTGGTCTTGCCAGGCACGCACGATACGGCCAGTGCCGTGATGGCCGTGCCCGCCCAGTCCGACGGCGGAGGGCCCTGGGCCTATCTCAGTTCTGGCACGTGGGCGCTCTTGGGGGTGGAAATCGATCGCCCGATCGTCAACGATCGTTGCCGCGAGTTGAACTTTACGAACGAAGGAGGTGTCGGCGGCACGATCCGCCTCTTGAAGAACATCACCGGGCTGTGGCTCGTGCAAGAGTGTCGCCGCGTCTGGAGCCAGGCGGGACGCGACTATAGCTGGGAGGAGCTGACGCGCCTGGCGGCCGAAGCCCCGTCGCTCGCCTCGCTCGTCGATCCCGACGATGCCAGCTTCGCCGCGCCGACGGACATGCCTGTTGCGATTCGCGAATACTGCCTTCGCACGCGCCAGCCGGTGCCCGAGAGCGAAGGTGCCGTCATCCGCACGGCAATCGAGAGCATTGCGCTCCGCAGCCGCCAGGTCTTGGGTTGGGTCGAAGAACTGAGCGGCCAGCGCATCAAGACACTGCACATCGTCGGCGGCGGCACGCAGAATCGACCACTCTGCCAGGCCACGGCCGATGCTTGCGGAGTACGCGTGGTCGCGGGCCCCGTCGAGGCGACGGCGATCGGCAACGTCATGATGCAGGCCGTGGCGGCGGGCGCCGTTGGCTCCATCGCCGAGGCGCGGCAGATCGTGGCCCGTTCGTTCGCAGTCGAAGAGTATGCACCGCGCGAGACAGATCGCTGGCAAGAGGCCTTCGCACGGTTTCAACAAGTCACGCGTCGATAG
- a CDS encoding Gfo/Idh/MocA family oxidoreductase: MLRVGIAGIGFMGMIHYLAYQRVRGVRVGAISTRDPKKLAGDWRSIKGNFGPPGAQMDLSNLARYERFADLIADPQIDLVDICLPPDQHAEATIAALQAGKHVFCEKPIALSTADAERMVRAAEKGGKQLTIGHVLPFFPEYKFARQAIASGKYGKLLGGNFKRVISDPLWIPDFYDPRRVGGPVVDLHIHDAHFIRLVCGMPRVVSSRGRRRGEVVEYLETHFEFDDPALVVTATSGVIRQQGRAFTHGFEIHLERATLLYDFSVLADKPTLSMPLTVLKQDGRVEQPKLGAGDPLEAFVAEIAEVAGSIKRGTPSALLSGDLARDALVLCQKESQSALTGKVVRIGGAAKK; the protein is encoded by the coding sequence ATGCTGCGAGTCGGAATTGCCGGAATCGGCTTCATGGGCATGATTCATTATCTGGCCTACCAGCGCGTGCGCGGCGTGCGCGTGGGAGCTATCTCGACGCGCGATCCCAAGAAGCTGGCCGGCGACTGGCGCTCGATTAAGGGAAACTTCGGCCCCCCCGGCGCGCAGATGGATCTGTCCAACCTCGCGCGCTACGAACGGTTCGCGGACCTGATCGCCGATCCGCAGATCGACTTGGTCGATATCTGCCTCCCCCCCGATCAGCACGCCGAAGCCACGATCGCGGCGCTCCAGGCCGGCAAGCACGTCTTCTGCGAGAAGCCGATCGCCCTTTCGACGGCCGACGCCGAGCGCATGGTCCGTGCCGCCGAGAAGGGGGGCAAGCAGCTCACGATCGGTCACGTGCTCCCCTTCTTTCCCGAGTACAAGTTTGCCCGCCAGGCGATCGCCAGCGGAAAGTATGGCAAGCTGTTGGGCGGGAACTTCAAACGGGTGATTTCCGATCCGCTGTGGATTCCCGACTTCTACGACCCGCGGCGAGTCGGCGGACCAGTCGTCGATCTGCACATCCACGACGCGCATTTCATTCGCCTCGTGTGCGGCATGCCGCGCGTGGTGTCGAGTCGCGGACGCCGGCGCGGAGAGGTGGTCGAGTATCTTGAAACCCACTTCGAGTTCGACGACCCGGCGCTCGTGGTCACGGCCACGAGCGGTGTCATCCGCCAGCAGGGACGCGCCTTTACGCACGGCTTCGAGATTCATCTCGAGCGCGCCACGCTGCTCTACGACTTCAGCGTCCTCGCCGACAAGCCGACGTTGTCGATGCCCTTGACGGTGCTCAAGCAGGATGGCAGGGTCGAGCAGCCGAAGCTCGGCGCCGGCGATCCCCTCGAGGCCTTCGTGGCCGAGATCGCGGAAGTGGCCGGCTCGATCAAACGCGGGACGCCTTCGGCCTTGTTGAGTGGCGATCTGGCCCGCGATGCCTTGGTGCTGTGCCAGAAGGAAAGCCAATCGGCACTCACCGGCAAAGTGGTCCGCATCGGGGGTGCTGCCAAGAAGTGA
- a CDS encoding S41 family peptidase, protein MLRWVSPAIRALVLGFVVSLSISGVGYAQTPPAVVDSSASVIDEVLRRGGELELERRWAEALVHYEKALREHPSQRQLEERCTLSKIHYDLGRRYHDASFLDATRTMSEKDALGLYSEVLLKIQHHYVDNLDWKRLVDRGTRALDEALIDPIFLERNLPGIDPQRILRYRQDLRTSFSTRRVADRYEAQAAVRAASALARQQLGLAPAVVVFEYTCGAANYLDEYSAFLTADQLNEVYSQIDGNFVGLGVELKSGDGSLEIVGVITGSPAAKGGVLAGDRIIAVDGRSTENVNSDEAADLLQGPEGSTVEITLRRQGGTHTVRLRRQQVEVPSVEDIAIHDKDFGIGYFRLTCFQKTTTRDIDAALWQLHRQGMRSLIMDLRGNPGGLLNSSVEVVDRFVSRGTIVSTRGRDPREDYTYSAHDQGTWGVPLVVLIDRDSASASEIFAGAIRDHRRGVIVGERSYGKGSVQGIFPLGFSRTGLRLTTAKFYSPSGQPFARVGVQPDVLVPELARPTGLDGAEGLSLDAAGATEVDPALAAALRVSRQQMASRATKTAE, encoded by the coding sequence ATGCTACGTTGGGTCTCCCCCGCTATCCGAGCGCTCGTACTCGGCTTCGTCGTATCCCTGTCGATTTCCGGCGTGGGTTACGCGCAGACGCCGCCGGCCGTCGTCGACAGCTCTGCTAGCGTCATCGACGAAGTGTTGCGTCGCGGCGGCGAGCTCGAGCTCGAGCGTCGTTGGGCCGAAGCACTCGTGCATTACGAGAAAGCGTTGCGCGAGCATCCCAGCCAGCGCCAGCTCGAAGAACGCTGCACGCTGTCGAAGATTCACTACGACCTGGGCCGTCGCTATCACGACGCCAGCTTCCTCGATGCGACCCGCACGATGTCCGAAAAGGACGCGCTGGGTCTGTACAGCGAGGTGCTGCTCAAGATCCAGCACCATTACGTGGACAACCTCGATTGGAAGCGGTTGGTCGATCGCGGCACGCGTGCGCTCGACGAAGCGCTGATCGATCCGATCTTCCTCGAGCGCAACCTGCCGGGCATCGATCCGCAACGGATTCTCCGCTACCGCCAGGATCTCCGCACGTCGTTCTCGACGCGCCGCGTGGCCGATCGTTACGAGGCCCAGGCGGCGGTGCGTGCGGCGAGCGCCCTGGCCCGGCAGCAGTTGGGGTTGGCCCCGGCCGTCGTGGTGTTCGAGTACACCTGCGGCGCGGCCAACTATCTGGATGAGTATTCGGCCTTTCTCACCGCCGATCAACTCAACGAAGTCTACTCGCAGATCGACGGCAACTTTGTCGGTCTCGGCGTGGAGTTGAAGTCGGGCGATGGCTCGCTCGAGATCGTCGGCGTCATCACGGGCAGTCCCGCCGCCAAGGGGGGCGTGCTCGCCGGCGATCGGATCATCGCTGTCGACGGTCGCTCGACGGAAAATGTGAACTCCGACGAAGCCGCCGACCTGTTGCAGGGTCCGGAAGGGAGCACGGTCGAAATCACCTTGCGCCGTCAAGGCGGCACGCACACCGTGCGGCTGCGCCGTCAGCAGGTCGAGGTCCCCAGCGTCGAAGACATTGCGATTCACGACAAGGATTTCGGCATCGGCTACTTCCGTCTGACCTGCTTCCAGAAGACGACCACGCGCGATATCGACGCGGCCCTCTGGCAACTTCATCGCCAGGGCATGCGCAGCCTGATTATGGATCTCCGCGGCAACCCGGGCGGTCTGCTCAACAGCTCCGTCGAGGTGGTCGATCGCTTCGTGTCGCGCGGCACGATCGTCTCGACGCGCGGCCGCGATCCGCGCGAGGACTATACCTACTCGGCCCACGATCAGGGTACTTGGGGCGTGCCCCTCGTCGTTTTGATCGACCGCGACAGCGCCAGCGCCAGCGAGATCTTTGCCGGCGCCATTCGCGACCATCGCCGCGGTGTCATCGTGGGCGAGCGCAGCTACGGCAAGGGGTCGGTGCAAGGGATCTTCCCGCTCGGATTCAGCCGCACGGGTCTGCGCCTGACGACGGCCAAGTTCTACTCTCCCAGCGGTCAGCCCTTCGCGCGGGTTGGCGTGCAGCCGGATGTGCTCGTGCCCGAGCTGGCGCGCCCGACCGGACTCGACGGCGCCGAAGGCCTTTCGCTCGACGCCGCCGGTGCAACCGAGGTCGATCCGGCGTTGGCCGCGGCCTTGCGAGTCTCGCGCCAGCAGATGGCCAGTCGTGCGACGAAGACTGCCGAGTAA
- a CDS encoding GNAT family N-acetyltransferase, translating into MPELKTAISAPNHGAPKLSIPAAIELAAKATPALKLTLLNSIDELQSAATLWDDLWLRSELALPTLRAEQVAWWLETFAGSVPWRALVVEEGNRFVAALPLVERRRGHLLKTASLPTNLASPSGDLLLDPQSDVARATDLLAEELLRGPWMLAWFDFVPWGLPRWRAMLEAFERHGLATSVQPLYSIGQVEIGHDWETYEASRSRNHRQQMRKLWRRIERQGATRLVRHADLSASEVAPLLRRGFEVEDRSWKGGTSTSVLRTPGACEFYARQAELLNARGELELVFLEHQERAIAFEYGWRAKQVYFSLKVGYDGEFASYRPGQLLRSKLYEAFHTTGDCRLVDYLGPLSDATQRWSTRQYEIARLVIGGRGRSARWGLRLIEALQHARSKARDARPTSEGTTSLDHSHETATAP; encoded by the coding sequence ATGCCAGAGTTGAAGACGGCGATCAGCGCGCCGAACCACGGGGCTCCGAAGTTGTCGATCCCCGCTGCGATCGAACTGGCTGCAAAAGCGACACCTGCCTTGAAACTCACATTGTTGAATTCGATCGACGAGCTCCAAAGCGCGGCCACTTTGTGGGACGATCTTTGGCTGCGCAGCGAACTGGCCCTGCCCACCCTGCGTGCCGAGCAGGTGGCCTGGTGGCTCGAGACGTTTGCAGGTAGCGTGCCCTGGCGTGCTCTGGTCGTGGAAGAGGGAAACCGCTTCGTGGCCGCCTTGCCGCTCGTGGAGCGGCGTCGCGGGCATCTGCTCAAGACGGCCAGCCTGCCGACAAACCTGGCTTCTCCCAGCGGCGACCTGCTACTCGATCCCCAAAGCGACGTGGCTCGGGCCACCGATTTGCTGGCCGAGGAATTGCTGCGCGGACCGTGGATGCTGGCCTGGTTCGACTTCGTGCCCTGGGGACTGCCTCGCTGGCGCGCCATGCTCGAGGCATTCGAGCGGCACGGGCTGGCCACCAGCGTGCAACCGCTCTACTCCATCGGTCAGGTGGAGATCGGCCACGACTGGGAAACCTACGAGGCATCCCGGTCCCGGAATCATCGTCAGCAGATGCGCAAATTGTGGCGCCGCATCGAGCGTCAGGGCGCGACGCGGCTGGTGCGCCATGCCGACCTGTCCGCGTCCGAGGTGGCGCCGCTGCTGCGGCGCGGCTTCGAAGTCGAAGATCGCTCGTGGAAAGGGGGCACAAGCACGTCGGTCTTGCGGACACCTGGCGCCTGCGAGTTCTACGCGCGGCAGGCCGAACTGCTCAATGCGCGCGGAGAACTCGAGCTCGTCTTCCTCGAGCATCAGGAGCGAGCCATCGCCTTCGAGTATGGCTGGCGCGCCAAGCAGGTCTATTTTTCGCTGAAGGTGGGCTACGATGGCGAGTTCGCGTCGTATCGCCCGGGCCAACTGCTACGTAGCAAGTTGTACGAAGCCTTTCACACGACTGGCGATTGCCGACTGGTGGATTACCTCGGCCCACTCAGCGACGCCACGCAACGGTGGAGCACGCGGCAATACGAGATCGCGCGGCTCGTCATCGGCGGTCGTGGTCGTTCGGCCCGTTGGGGACTCCGGCTGATTGAAGCGTTGCAACATGCCAGAAGTAAGGCACGCGATGCCCGGCCAACCAGTGAAGGGACGACTTCGTTGGATCATTCGCACGAGACGGCCACCGCACCGTAG